In a single window of the Flavivirga spongiicola genome:
- a CDS encoding leucine-rich repeat domain-containing protein, whose product MRKLFFLYAFLLVALSSIGQNVNIPDNQFKKALLSSNCIDSDGDGKPDSDVDINNDNKIQINEIKNIEFLNVSFKDITSLEGIQEFENLKKLYCHDNQLKNLDVSKNKNLEVLYCYDNQITHLNLKKNKNLKKLGVRDNKLTKLDLSKNKKLEVLYCYKNLLTSLNIKNGNNVNMGSMWSYDNPNLTSIKVDNENNTYPICDKSNYKGWCKDPNTSYNNKTK is encoded by the coding sequence ATGAGAAAACTATTTTTCCTTTACGCTTTTTTACTTGTTGCACTCTCTTCTATAGGACAAAATGTGAATATCCCAGATAATCAATTTAAAAAAGCCTTATTAAGTTCTAATTGTATAGATAGCGATGGAGATGGAAAACCAGACAGTGATGTAGATATAAACAACGATAATAAAATACAAATTAATGAGATTAAAAACATAGAATTTTTAAATGTTAGTTTTAAAGATATAACTTCTCTAGAAGGAATTCAAGAGTTTGAAAACCTAAAAAAACTATATTGTCATGATAATCAATTAAAAAACTTAGATGTTTCTAAAAACAAAAATCTTGAAGTTTTATATTGTTATGATAATCAAATAACTCATTTAAACCTAAAGAAGAACAAGAATCTTAAAAAGCTAGGGGTTAGAGATAATAAATTAACAAAATTAGACCTTAGTAAAAATAAGAAGCTTGAAGTTTTATATTGCTACAAAAACCTACTTACTAGTTTAAATATTAAAAATGGGAATAATGTAAACATGGGATCTATGTGGTCATACGATAACCCAAATTTGACTTCCATTAAAGTAGACAATGAAAATAACACCTATCCAATCTGTGATAAATCAAATTACAAAGGGTGGTGCAAAGACCCTAATACATCTTATAATAATAAAACCAAATAG